In Plasmodium falciparum 3D7 genome assembly, chromosome: 8, the following proteins share a genomic window:
- a CDS encoding von Willebrand factor A domain-related protein translates to MKSLKVVLCLGMISACMLVGTYGRMNVVSHNSMKKVGEEGKDEKIISCVVEYVIKGDLSIDDGDFCDSNSICSNNPGLCDNGQVVVPGDYCSNYYDITLVVEESSFVQKDYWLKGTIPFLESMVFNSNVSKDKAHMSVVLFAGKQRVVVPFTDESSQDKNMLLEKINSIDEGIATSSDTLYVNALKYAIENVIFGDGTRKDAPKVAVLFYYGFDYGANKNMIPDVVQTYKEQNVKLIIVGIALGIRDNAYLLADCSIGDENCVNVVFKPWDFVIPAAADVNQKICDKNKS, encoded by the coding sequence atgaaaagctTAAAAGTGGTATTATGTTTGGGTATGATATCAGCTTGTATGCTTGTTGGTACGTATGGTCGAATGAACGTAGTGTCTCATAACTCTATGAAAAAGGTTGGGGAAGAAGGTAAGGATGAAAAGATTATATCATGTGTTGTGGAATATGTCATCAAGGGGGATTTAAGTATTGATGATGGGGATTTTTGTGATAGTAATTCGATTTGTTCAAATAATCCTGGTTTATGTGATAATGGACAAGTAGTAGTACCAGGAGATTATTGtagtaattattatgatataacaTTAGTTGTTGAAGAGTCAAGTTTTGTTCAGAAGGATTATTGGTTAAAAGGAACTATACCATTTTTAGAATCTATGGTCTTTAATTCGAATGTAAGTAAGGATAAGGCTCATATGTCAGTTGTCCTTTTTGCAGGTAAGCAAAGAGTAGTCGTTCCATTTACAGATGAAAGTAGTCAAGACAAAAATATGTTACTTGAGAAAATTAATTCAATAGATGAAGGTATAGCGACAAGTTCTGATACTTTATATGTTAATGCTTTAAAGTATGCTATAGAAAATGTGATATTTGGAGATGGCACTCGAAAGGATGCTCCTAAGGTTgctgtattattttattatggaTTTGATTATGGagctaataaaaatatgattcCAGATGTTGTACAAACATATAAAGAACAAAACGTTAAACTAATAATTGTTGGTATAGCTTTAGGAATTAGAGATAATGCATATTTACTTGCTGACTGTTCTATTGGTGATGAAAATTGTGTAAATGTGGTATTTAAACCCTGGGATTTTGTTATACCTGCCGCAGCAGATGtaaatcaaaaaatatgtgataagaataaatcataa
- a CDS encoding nucleolar protein 10, putative, translating into MIKSFINNGITIYSLTSGKLNPENSNNSFGRKNKNFQKDVKNNSVEILHDLEFPGKSDEIKISDDGRYFCISGMYPPQVGLYDTKELSIKHRRHFDEEVRTFEFLSSNYEKIVFLCKNRYIEFHNAAGKYHKMRIPKEGRNIMYNKENCNLYICGSFDSIYNLNLQNGCYENSLKTKNEENNFVCKNPQLPIFCTGGTEGILEIWDERIKKSINFLNMGNEYDELTSCSFSDNGLKIAIGSEKGIVKLYDIRHNKPLFIKDHCNDLAINKIEFLKINNNKYIYNNIDDNILYNNDNTSCNEFIASCDSNCIKVYSEKKNNLLSLQVINFNDEKKNNSSNKKMKLLNNEFININSFTFYKNSGLCFIPCDNKKVFIYFIPIIGIAPEWCNFLDSITEELEEKERYKKDDEIDNFSNELFDDYLFITSQQVDQLNINHLKGTKNLIPYLHGYYIPSKVYADIKSVIHETDFETYKKNLIQKKLEQKQQMRIPQKSTLVNKEYVDKLLNKVQKKIDKKQKVLVDAQELLEDKRFSKLFYDPEYMVETVHLDE; encoded by the coding sequence atgataaaatctTTTATAAACAATGGAATTACGATTTATTCGTTAACATCTGGTAAGCTGAACCCCGAGAATAGTAACAATTCGTTTGgtagaaaaaataagaattttCAAAAGGATGTTAAAAACAATTCTGTTGAGATATTACATGATTTGGAATTTCCTGGAAAAAGTGATGAGATAAAAATAAGTGATGACGGTagatatttttgtataagtGGAATGTATCCTCCCCAAGTAGGTTTATATGATACTAAAGAGTTGTCTATAAAACATCGACGTCATTTTGATGAGGAGGTTCGAACTTTTGAATTTTTGAGTAGTAATTATGAGAAGATTGTTTTTTTGTGtaaaaatagatatatagaATTTCATAATGCAGCTGGGAAATATCATAAGATGCGTATTCCTAAGGAAGGAcgtaatataatgtataataaagaaaattgtaatttatatatatgtggttCATTtgatagtatatataatttaaatttacaAAATGGTTGTTATGAGAATagtttaaaaacaaaaaatgaagagAATAATTTTGTTTGTAAGAATCCACAACTTCCTATTTTTTGTACAGGAGGAACAGAGGGGATTTTAGAAATATGGGAcgaaagaataaaaaaaagtattaattttttaaatatgggAAATGAATATGATGAATTAACATCATGTTCTTTTTCGGATAATGGATTGAAAATAGCGATAGGTTCTGAAAAAGGTAtagtaaaattatatgatataagaCATAATAAGCCCTTATTTATTAAAGATCATTGTAATGATTTAGCTATAAACAAAAtagaatttttaaaaattaataataataaatatatatataataatatagatgataatattttatataataatgacaatacATCATGTAATGAATTTATTGCTTCTTGTGATTCTAATTGTATAAAAGTATATtcagaaaagaaaaataatttattatcattacaaGTTATCAAttttaatgatgaaaaaaaaaataatagtagtaataaaaaaatgaaattattaaataatgaatttataaatataaattcatttacattttataaaaattcaggattatgttttataccttgtgataataaaaaagtatttatttattttatacctATTATTGGTATAGCCCCAGAATGGTGTAATTTCTTAGATAGTATAACTGAAGAgttagaagaaaaagaaagatatAAGAAAGATGATGAAATTGATAATTTTTCAAATGAACTTTTTGacgattatttatttataacaagCCAACAAGTCGATCAACTTAATATTAATCATCTTAAAGGTACCAAAAATTTAATTCCATATTTACATGGATATTATATACCTAGTAAGGTATATGCAGATATCAAGAGTGTTATACATGAAACGGACTTTGAAACATACAAAAAGAATCTAATACAGAAAAAATTAGAACAAAAACAACAAATGAGAATACCACAAAAAAGTACTTTAGTTAATAAAGAATATGTCGATAAATTACTTAACAAAGTACAAAAGAAAATTGATAAGAAACAAAAAGTTCTAGTCGATGCACAAGAATTATTGGAAGATAAAAGGTTtagtaaattattttatgacCCAGAATATATGGTCGAAACGGTGCACCTGGAtgaataa